One Vibrio sp. 16 genomic window carries:
- a CDS encoding SpoVR family protein, translated as MTTKTKKPTKSKALPDGPDWTFELLDRYHKEIKRVADHYRLDAYPNQIEVITSEQMMDAYSSIGMPINYNHWSFGKKFIQTEQGYKHGQMGLAYEIVINSNPCIAYLMEENTVTMQALVMAHACYGHNSFFKGNYLFQTWTDASSIIDYLLFAKKYIAECEQKYGEKEVEELLDSCHALMNFGVDRYKRPEKISIAEEKSRQEEREAYLQSQVNDLWRTVPKSTIEQEDQKVRFPSEPQENILYFIEKHAPLLESWQREIVRIVRKISQYFYPQKQTQVMNEGWATFWHYTILNHLYDEGLVTDRFILEFLHSHTGVVAQPPYNSPYFSGINPYALGFAMFRDIRRICEEPTDEDREWFPELAGTDWLDAVHFAMQNFKDESFISQYLSPKLMRDFKLFAIVDDDRKNYIEVAAIHNDSGYRAIREKLAAQYNLSNLEPNIQVFNVDVRGDRSLTLQYVPHDRIPLDESYDEVLKHLYRLWGFDIILEEVKETGRREILSTCPKRNDYDAKI; from the coding sequence ATGACTACCAAGACAAAAAAGCCAACAAAAAGCAAAGCGCTGCCTGACGGCCCAGATTGGACGTTTGAATTACTTGACCGCTACCACAAAGAGATAAAACGCGTTGCGGATCATTACAGGCTTGACGCATACCCTAACCAAATTGAAGTCATCACTTCTGAACAAATGATGGATGCGTACTCAAGTATTGGTATGCCAATCAACTACAATCATTGGTCATTTGGTAAGAAGTTCATTCAAACCGAGCAAGGCTACAAACATGGTCAGATGGGTCTTGCGTATGAGATCGTCATTAATTCCAATCCTTGTATTGCCTACCTGATGGAAGAAAACACCGTGACCATGCAAGCGCTTGTCATGGCGCACGCTTGCTACGGCCACAATTCATTCTTCAAAGGCAATTACCTTTTCCAAACTTGGACTGATGCCAGCTCAATTATTGATTACCTACTGTTCGCCAAAAAGTACATTGCTGAGTGTGAGCAAAAATATGGAGAGAAAGAGGTCGAAGAGTTACTCGATTCTTGCCATGCGCTGATGAATTTTGGTGTCGATCGGTACAAACGACCTGAAAAAATCTCAATCGCAGAGGAGAAATCTCGACAAGAAGAACGCGAGGCGTATTTGCAATCTCAAGTGAATGATCTTTGGCGCACGGTACCAAAGTCGACGATCGAGCAAGAAGATCAAAAGGTTCGTTTCCCAAGTGAGCCTCAAGAGAACATTCTCTACTTTATCGAAAAACATGCGCCACTGCTTGAATCTTGGCAGCGCGAGATTGTGCGTATTGTGCGCAAGATAAGCCAGTATTTCTATCCACAAAAACAAACTCAGGTGATGAACGAAGGTTGGGCGACGTTTTGGCACTACACCATCCTCAATCATCTCTATGACGAAGGATTAGTGACAGATAGGTTTATCTTAGAGTTTCTTCACAGCCATACCGGTGTGGTTGCTCAGCCTCCATACAATAGCCCGTACTTCAGTGGTATTAACCCTTATGCTTTGGGCTTCGCTATGTTTAGGGATATTAGACGAATTTGTGAAGAGCCAACCGATGAAGATAGAGAGTGGTTCCCTGAATTAGCTGGGACAGACTGGTTAGATGCTGTTCACTTTGCAATGCAAAACTTCAAAGATGAGAGCTTCATTAGTCAATATCTGTCTCCGAAGCTGATGCGAGATTTTAAGCTGTTTGCCATCGTCGATGATGATCGCAAGAACTATATCGAGGTCGCTGCGATTCATAACGACTCGGGCTACCGCGCGATCCGCGAGAAACTCGCCGCTCAGTACAACCTGAGCAATCTAGAACCAAATATCCAAGTGTTTAACGTTGATGTGCGAGGCGACCGCTCCTTAACGCTCCAATATGTACCACACGATCGCATTCCTCTAGATGAGAGCTACGATGAAGTGCTCAAACACCTGTATCGGCTATGGGGCTTTGACATTATTTTGGAAGAGGTAAAAGAGACCGGGCGACGAGAAATTCTCAGCACTTGTCCTAAACGTAATGATTACGACGCGAAGATTTAA